One genomic region from Cyclopterus lumpus isolate fCycLum1 chromosome 20, fCycLum1.pri, whole genome shotgun sequence encodes:
- the puf60b gene encoding poly(U)-binding-splicing factor PUF60-B isoform X4, whose translation MAVTETVGGEALTMENGQGTGAKLGLPPLTPEQQEALQRAKKYAMEQSIKSVLVKQTIAHQQQQLTNLQMAAVTMGFGDPLSPLQSVAAQRQRALAIMCRVYVGSIYYELGEDTIRQAFAPFGPIKSIDMSWDSVTMKHKGFAFVEYDVPEAAQLALEQMNSVMLGGRNIKVGRPSNIGQAQPIIDQLAEEARAFNRIYVASVHPDLSDDDIKSVFEAFGRIKSCTLARDPTTGRHRGFGFIEYEKPQSALDAVSSMNLFDLGGQYLRVGKAVTPPMPLLTPTTPGGLPPAAAVAAAAATAKITAQEAVAGASVLGALAAPQLLSQQMGMPQAVMAAQAPGVITGVYQDMSVTPVRPPIPVLPQVGLVNPVLASPPVLSNLAGGSNQQERKEEKEEMLQDGTGQEMLSDQEHMSISGSSARHMVMQKLLRKSESTVMVLRNMVGPEDIDDDLEGEVTEECGKFGAVNRVIIYQEKQGEEEDADIIVKIFVEFSMASEMNKAIQALNDRWFGGRKVVAEVYDQDRFNSSDLSA comes from the exons ATGGCGGTTACGGAGACTGTG GGAGGTGAAGCTCTGACGATGGAGAATGGACAGGGCACTGGTGCCAAGCTTGGCCTGCCGCCTCTTACCCCGGAGCAGCAGGAGGCACTTCAGAGG GCTAAGAAGTATGCTATGGAACAAAGCATTAAGAGTGTGTTGGTGAAGCAAACCATCGCCCATCAGCAACAACAGCTCACCAACCTGCAG ATGGCAGCAGTGACGATGGGCTTTGGAGATCCTCTCTCACCTTTACAATCG GTGGCAGCTCAGCGGCAACGTGCCCTAGCCATCATGTGTCGAGTATATGTGGGCTCCATATACTATGAGCTTGGTGAGGACACCATCAGACAGGCCTTTGCGCCCTTCGGCCCAATCAAGAGCATTGACATGTCTTGGGATTCTGTCACAATGAAACATAAG GGGTTTGCCTTTGTGGAGTATGACGTGCCAGAGGCTGCTCAGCTGGCTCTGGAGCAGATGAACTCAGTCATGCTGGGGGGGCGAAACATTAAG GTTGGGCGGCCAAGTAACATCGGTCAGGCGCAACCCATCATTGACCAGCTGGCAGAGGAGGCGCGCGCCTTTAATCGGATCTACGTGGCGTCGGTCCACCCTGACCTCTCAGACGATGACATCAAGAGTGTGTTTGAGGCCTTCGGAAGGATCAAGTCTTGCACGTTAGCCAGAGACCCCACCACAGGTCGACACAGAGGCTTTGGCTTCATTG AGTATGAAAAGCCTCAGTCAGCCCTGGATGCTGTGTCTTCTATGAACCTCTTTGACCTTGGGGGTCAGTACCTACGGGTGGGCAAAGCAGTGACTCCGCCCATGCCCCTACTGACCCCCACGACCCCTGGTGGTCTGCCGCCTGCTGCAGCTGTGGCCGCAGCGGCAGCCACTGCTAAGATAACGGCCCAG GAGGCTGTAGCTGGCGCTTCAGTCCTGGGGGCGTTAGCCGCGCCCCAACTTCTCAGTCAGCAAATGGGAATGCCTCAGGCTGTTATGGCTGCCCAGGCACCGGGGGTCATCACAGGTGTGTACCAAGACATGA GTGTGACTCCAGTGCGTCCTCCCATACCAGTGCTTCCCCAGGTTGGTCTTGTGAACCCTGTGCTCGCATCTCCTCCAGTCCTGTCGAATCTAGCTGGTGGCTCCAACCaacaagagaggaaagaggagaaggaggagatgctgcaggatgGCACAGGGCAAGAGATGTTGAGTGACCAGGAACACATGAGCATCTCGGGCAGCAGCGCCAGACATATGGTGATGCAGAAACTGCTTAGAAAGTCAGAG TCCACGGTGATGGTGCTTCGAAACATGGTCGGGCCGGAGGACATAGACGACGACCTGGAGGGCGAGGTCACGGAAGAGTGCGGGAAGTTCGGCGCCGTCAACAGAGTCATCATCTACCAAGAAAAGCaaggggaagaagaggatgcCGATATCATTGTCAAAATTTTTGTAGAGTTTTCCATGGCCTCCGAGATGAACAAAGCCATCCAGGCCCTCAATGACCGCTGGTTCGGAGGTCGCAAAGTTGTCGCAGAGGTGTACGACCAAGACCGTTTCAACAGCAGTGACCTCTCCGCGTAA
- the puf60b gene encoding poly(U)-binding-splicing factor PUF60-B isoform X3 codes for MENGQGTGAKLGLPPLTPEQQEALQRAKKYAMEQSIKSVLVKQTIAHQQQQLTNLQMAAVTMGFGDPLSPLQSVAAQRQRALAIMCRVYVGSIYYELGEDTIRQAFAPFGPIKSIDMSWDSVTMKHKGFAFVEYDVPEAAQLALEQMNSVMLGGRNIKVGRPSNIGQAQPIIDQLAEEARAFNRIYVASVHPDLSDDDIKSVFEAFGRIKSCTLARDPTTGRHRGFGFIEYEKPQSALDAVSSMNLFDLGGQYLRVGKAVTPPMPLLTPTTPGGLPPAAAVAAAAATAKITAQASMNPFQRDLMAFQEAVAGASVLGALAAPQLLSQQMGMPQAVMAAQAPGVITGVYQDMSVTPVRPPIPVLPQVGLVNPVLASPPVLSNLAGGSNQQERKEEKEEMLQDGTGQEMLSDQEHMSISGSSARHMVMQKLLRKSESTVMVLRNMVGPEDIDDDLEGEVTEECGKFGAVNRVIIYQEKQGEEEDADIIVKIFVEFSMASEMNKAIQALNDRWFGGRKVVAEVYDQDRFNSSDLSA; via the exons ATGGAGAATGGACAGGGCACTGGTGCCAAGCTTGGCCTGCCGCCTCTTACCCCGGAGCAGCAGGAGGCACTTCAGAGG GCTAAGAAGTATGCTATGGAACAAAGCATTAAGAGTGTGTTGGTGAAGCAAACCATCGCCCATCAGCAACAACAGCTCACCAACCTGCAG ATGGCAGCAGTGACGATGGGCTTTGGAGATCCTCTCTCACCTTTACAATCG GTGGCAGCTCAGCGGCAACGTGCCCTAGCCATCATGTGTCGAGTATATGTGGGCTCCATATACTATGAGCTTGGTGAGGACACCATCAGACAGGCCTTTGCGCCCTTCGGCCCAATCAAGAGCATTGACATGTCTTGGGATTCTGTCACAATGAAACATAAG GGGTTTGCCTTTGTGGAGTATGACGTGCCAGAGGCTGCTCAGCTGGCTCTGGAGCAGATGAACTCAGTCATGCTGGGGGGGCGAAACATTAAG GTTGGGCGGCCAAGTAACATCGGTCAGGCGCAACCCATCATTGACCAGCTGGCAGAGGAGGCGCGCGCCTTTAATCGGATCTACGTGGCGTCGGTCCACCCTGACCTCTCAGACGATGACATCAAGAGTGTGTTTGAGGCCTTCGGAAGGATCAAGTCTTGCACGTTAGCCAGAGACCCCACCACAGGTCGACACAGAGGCTTTGGCTTCATTG AGTATGAAAAGCCTCAGTCAGCCCTGGATGCTGTGTCTTCTATGAACCTCTTTGACCTTGGGGGTCAGTACCTACGGGTGGGCAAAGCAGTGACTCCGCCCATGCCCCTACTGACCCCCACGACCCCTGGTGGTCTGCCGCCTGCTGCAGCTGTGGCCGCAGCGGCAGCCACTGCTAAGATAACGGCCCAGGCAAGTATGAATCCCTTCCAAAGGGATTTAATGGCCTTCCAG GAGGCTGTAGCTGGCGCTTCAGTCCTGGGGGCGTTAGCCGCGCCCCAACTTCTCAGTCAGCAAATGGGAATGCCTCAGGCTGTTATGGCTGCCCAGGCACCGGGGGTCATCACAGGTGTGTACCAAGACATGA GTGTGACTCCAGTGCGTCCTCCCATACCAGTGCTTCCCCAGGTTGGTCTTGTGAACCCTGTGCTCGCATCTCCTCCAGTCCTGTCGAATCTAGCTGGTGGCTCCAACCaacaagagaggaaagaggagaaggaggagatgctgcaggatgGCACAGGGCAAGAGATGTTGAGTGACCAGGAACACATGAGCATCTCGGGCAGCAGCGCCAGACATATGGTGATGCAGAAACTGCTTAGAAAGTCAGAG TCCACGGTGATGGTGCTTCGAAACATGGTCGGGCCGGAGGACATAGACGACGACCTGGAGGGCGAGGTCACGGAAGAGTGCGGGAAGTTCGGCGCCGTCAACAGAGTCATCATCTACCAAGAAAAGCaaggggaagaagaggatgcCGATATCATTGTCAAAATTTTTGTAGAGTTTTCCATGGCCTCCGAGATGAACAAAGCCATCCAGGCCCTCAATGACCGCTGGTTCGGAGGTCGCAAAGTTGTCGCAGAGGTGTACGACCAAGACCGTTTCAACAGCAGTGACCTCTCCGCGTAA
- the puf60b gene encoding poly(U)-binding-splicing factor PUF60-B isoform X6 — translation MAVTETVGGEALTMENGQGTGAKLGLPPLTPEQQEALQRAKKYAMEQSIKSVLVKQTIAHQQQQLTNLQMAAVTMGFGDPLSPLQSVAAQRQRALAIMCRVYVGSIYYELGEDTIRQAFAPFGPIKSIDMSWDSVTMKHKGFAFVEYDVPEAAQLALEQMNSVMLGGRNIKVGRPSNIGQAQPIIDQLAEEARAFNRIYVASVHPDLSDDDIKSVFEAFGRIKSCTLARDPTTGRHRGFGFIEYEKPQSALDAVSSMNLFDLGGQYLRVGKAVTPPMPLLTPTTPGGLPPAAAVAAAAATAKITAQEAVAGASVLGALAAPQLLSQQMGMPQAVMAAQAPGVITGVTPVRPPIPVLPQVGLVNPVLASPPVLSNLAGGSNQQERKEEKEEMLQDGTGQEMLSDQEHMSISGSSARHMVMQKLLRKSESTVMVLRNMVGPEDIDDDLEGEVTEECGKFGAVNRVIIYQEKQGEEEDADIIVKIFVEFSMASEMNKAIQALNDRWFGGRKVVAEVYDQDRFNSSDLSA, via the exons ATGGCGGTTACGGAGACTGTG GGAGGTGAAGCTCTGACGATGGAGAATGGACAGGGCACTGGTGCCAAGCTTGGCCTGCCGCCTCTTACCCCGGAGCAGCAGGAGGCACTTCAGAGG GCTAAGAAGTATGCTATGGAACAAAGCATTAAGAGTGTGTTGGTGAAGCAAACCATCGCCCATCAGCAACAACAGCTCACCAACCTGCAG ATGGCAGCAGTGACGATGGGCTTTGGAGATCCTCTCTCACCTTTACAATCG GTGGCAGCTCAGCGGCAACGTGCCCTAGCCATCATGTGTCGAGTATATGTGGGCTCCATATACTATGAGCTTGGTGAGGACACCATCAGACAGGCCTTTGCGCCCTTCGGCCCAATCAAGAGCATTGACATGTCTTGGGATTCTGTCACAATGAAACATAAG GGGTTTGCCTTTGTGGAGTATGACGTGCCAGAGGCTGCTCAGCTGGCTCTGGAGCAGATGAACTCAGTCATGCTGGGGGGGCGAAACATTAAG GTTGGGCGGCCAAGTAACATCGGTCAGGCGCAACCCATCATTGACCAGCTGGCAGAGGAGGCGCGCGCCTTTAATCGGATCTACGTGGCGTCGGTCCACCCTGACCTCTCAGACGATGACATCAAGAGTGTGTTTGAGGCCTTCGGAAGGATCAAGTCTTGCACGTTAGCCAGAGACCCCACCACAGGTCGACACAGAGGCTTTGGCTTCATTG AGTATGAAAAGCCTCAGTCAGCCCTGGATGCTGTGTCTTCTATGAACCTCTTTGACCTTGGGGGTCAGTACCTACGGGTGGGCAAAGCAGTGACTCCGCCCATGCCCCTACTGACCCCCACGACCCCTGGTGGTCTGCCGCCTGCTGCAGCTGTGGCCGCAGCGGCAGCCACTGCTAAGATAACGGCCCAG GAGGCTGTAGCTGGCGCTTCAGTCCTGGGGGCGTTAGCCGCGCCCCAACTTCTCAGTCAGCAAATGGGAATGCCTCAGGCTGTTATGGCTGCCCAGGCACCGGGGGTCATCACAG GTGTGACTCCAGTGCGTCCTCCCATACCAGTGCTTCCCCAGGTTGGTCTTGTGAACCCTGTGCTCGCATCTCCTCCAGTCCTGTCGAATCTAGCTGGTGGCTCCAACCaacaagagaggaaagaggagaaggaggagatgctgcaggatgGCACAGGGCAAGAGATGTTGAGTGACCAGGAACACATGAGCATCTCGGGCAGCAGCGCCAGACATATGGTGATGCAGAAACTGCTTAGAAAGTCAGAG TCCACGGTGATGGTGCTTCGAAACATGGTCGGGCCGGAGGACATAGACGACGACCTGGAGGGCGAGGTCACGGAAGAGTGCGGGAAGTTCGGCGCCGTCAACAGAGTCATCATCTACCAAGAAAAGCaaggggaagaagaggatgcCGATATCATTGTCAAAATTTTTGTAGAGTTTTCCATGGCCTCCGAGATGAACAAAGCCATCCAGGCCCTCAATGACCGCTGGTTCGGAGGTCGCAAAGTTGTCGCAGAGGTGTACGACCAAGACCGTTTCAACAGCAGTGACCTCTCCGCGTAA
- the puf60b gene encoding poly(U)-binding-splicing factor PUF60-B isoform X2, whose protein sequence is MAVTETVGGEALTMENGQGTGAKLGLPPLTPEQQEALQRAKKYAMEQSIKSVLVKQTIAHQQQQLTNLQMAAVTMGFGDPLSPLQSVAAQRQRALAIMCRVYVGSIYYELGEDTIRQAFAPFGPIKSIDMSWDSVTMKHKGFAFVEYDVPEAAQLALEQMNSVMLGGRNIKVGRPSNIGQAQPIIDQLAEEARAFNRIYVASVHPDLSDDDIKSVFEAFGRIKSCTLARDPTTGRHRGFGFIEYEKPQSALDAVSSMNLFDLGGQYLRVGKAVTPPMPLLTPTTPGGLPPAAAVAAAAATAKITAQASMNPFQRDLMAFQEAVAGASVLGALAAPQLLSQQMGMPQAVMAAQAPGVITGVTPVRPPIPVLPQVGLVNPVLASPPVLSNLAGGSNQQERKEEKEEMLQDGTGQEMLSDQEHMSISGSSARHMVMQKLLRKSESTVMVLRNMVGPEDIDDDLEGEVTEECGKFGAVNRVIIYQEKQGEEEDADIIVKIFVEFSMASEMNKAIQALNDRWFGGRKVVAEVYDQDRFNSSDLSA, encoded by the exons ATGGCGGTTACGGAGACTGTG GGAGGTGAAGCTCTGACGATGGAGAATGGACAGGGCACTGGTGCCAAGCTTGGCCTGCCGCCTCTTACCCCGGAGCAGCAGGAGGCACTTCAGAGG GCTAAGAAGTATGCTATGGAACAAAGCATTAAGAGTGTGTTGGTGAAGCAAACCATCGCCCATCAGCAACAACAGCTCACCAACCTGCAG ATGGCAGCAGTGACGATGGGCTTTGGAGATCCTCTCTCACCTTTACAATCG GTGGCAGCTCAGCGGCAACGTGCCCTAGCCATCATGTGTCGAGTATATGTGGGCTCCATATACTATGAGCTTGGTGAGGACACCATCAGACAGGCCTTTGCGCCCTTCGGCCCAATCAAGAGCATTGACATGTCTTGGGATTCTGTCACAATGAAACATAAG GGGTTTGCCTTTGTGGAGTATGACGTGCCAGAGGCTGCTCAGCTGGCTCTGGAGCAGATGAACTCAGTCATGCTGGGGGGGCGAAACATTAAG GTTGGGCGGCCAAGTAACATCGGTCAGGCGCAACCCATCATTGACCAGCTGGCAGAGGAGGCGCGCGCCTTTAATCGGATCTACGTGGCGTCGGTCCACCCTGACCTCTCAGACGATGACATCAAGAGTGTGTTTGAGGCCTTCGGAAGGATCAAGTCTTGCACGTTAGCCAGAGACCCCACCACAGGTCGACACAGAGGCTTTGGCTTCATTG AGTATGAAAAGCCTCAGTCAGCCCTGGATGCTGTGTCTTCTATGAACCTCTTTGACCTTGGGGGTCAGTACCTACGGGTGGGCAAAGCAGTGACTCCGCCCATGCCCCTACTGACCCCCACGACCCCTGGTGGTCTGCCGCCTGCTGCAGCTGTGGCCGCAGCGGCAGCCACTGCTAAGATAACGGCCCAGGCAAGTATGAATCCCTTCCAAAGGGATTTAATGGCCTTCCAG GAGGCTGTAGCTGGCGCTTCAGTCCTGGGGGCGTTAGCCGCGCCCCAACTTCTCAGTCAGCAAATGGGAATGCCTCAGGCTGTTATGGCTGCCCAGGCACCGGGGGTCATCACAG GTGTGACTCCAGTGCGTCCTCCCATACCAGTGCTTCCCCAGGTTGGTCTTGTGAACCCTGTGCTCGCATCTCCTCCAGTCCTGTCGAATCTAGCTGGTGGCTCCAACCaacaagagaggaaagaggagaaggaggagatgctgcaggatgGCACAGGGCAAGAGATGTTGAGTGACCAGGAACACATGAGCATCTCGGGCAGCAGCGCCAGACATATGGTGATGCAGAAACTGCTTAGAAAGTCAGAG TCCACGGTGATGGTGCTTCGAAACATGGTCGGGCCGGAGGACATAGACGACGACCTGGAGGGCGAGGTCACGGAAGAGTGCGGGAAGTTCGGCGCCGTCAACAGAGTCATCATCTACCAAGAAAAGCaaggggaagaagaggatgcCGATATCATTGTCAAAATTTTTGTAGAGTTTTCCATGGCCTCCGAGATGAACAAAGCCATCCAGGCCCTCAATGACCGCTGGTTCGGAGGTCGCAAAGTTGTCGCAGAGGTGTACGACCAAGACCGTTTCAACAGCAGTGACCTCTCCGCGTAA
- the puf60b gene encoding poly(U)-binding-splicing factor PUF60-B isoform X1 translates to MAVTETVGGEALTMENGQGTGAKLGLPPLTPEQQEALQRAKKYAMEQSIKSVLVKQTIAHQQQQLTNLQMAAVTMGFGDPLSPLQSVAAQRQRALAIMCRVYVGSIYYELGEDTIRQAFAPFGPIKSIDMSWDSVTMKHKGFAFVEYDVPEAAQLALEQMNSVMLGGRNIKVGRPSNIGQAQPIIDQLAEEARAFNRIYVASVHPDLSDDDIKSVFEAFGRIKSCTLARDPTTGRHRGFGFIEYEKPQSALDAVSSMNLFDLGGQYLRVGKAVTPPMPLLTPTTPGGLPPAAAVAAAAATAKITAQASMNPFQRDLMAFQEAVAGASVLGALAAPQLLSQQMGMPQAVMAAQAPGVITGVYQDMSVTPVRPPIPVLPQVGLVNPVLASPPVLSNLAGGSNQQERKEEKEEMLQDGTGQEMLSDQEHMSISGSSARHMVMQKLLRKSESTVMVLRNMVGPEDIDDDLEGEVTEECGKFGAVNRVIIYQEKQGEEEDADIIVKIFVEFSMASEMNKAIQALNDRWFGGRKVVAEVYDQDRFNSSDLSA, encoded by the exons ATGGCGGTTACGGAGACTGTG GGAGGTGAAGCTCTGACGATGGAGAATGGACAGGGCACTGGTGCCAAGCTTGGCCTGCCGCCTCTTACCCCGGAGCAGCAGGAGGCACTTCAGAGG GCTAAGAAGTATGCTATGGAACAAAGCATTAAGAGTGTGTTGGTGAAGCAAACCATCGCCCATCAGCAACAACAGCTCACCAACCTGCAG ATGGCAGCAGTGACGATGGGCTTTGGAGATCCTCTCTCACCTTTACAATCG GTGGCAGCTCAGCGGCAACGTGCCCTAGCCATCATGTGTCGAGTATATGTGGGCTCCATATACTATGAGCTTGGTGAGGACACCATCAGACAGGCCTTTGCGCCCTTCGGCCCAATCAAGAGCATTGACATGTCTTGGGATTCTGTCACAATGAAACATAAG GGGTTTGCCTTTGTGGAGTATGACGTGCCAGAGGCTGCTCAGCTGGCTCTGGAGCAGATGAACTCAGTCATGCTGGGGGGGCGAAACATTAAG GTTGGGCGGCCAAGTAACATCGGTCAGGCGCAACCCATCATTGACCAGCTGGCAGAGGAGGCGCGCGCCTTTAATCGGATCTACGTGGCGTCGGTCCACCCTGACCTCTCAGACGATGACATCAAGAGTGTGTTTGAGGCCTTCGGAAGGATCAAGTCTTGCACGTTAGCCAGAGACCCCACCACAGGTCGACACAGAGGCTTTGGCTTCATTG AGTATGAAAAGCCTCAGTCAGCCCTGGATGCTGTGTCTTCTATGAACCTCTTTGACCTTGGGGGTCAGTACCTACGGGTGGGCAAAGCAGTGACTCCGCCCATGCCCCTACTGACCCCCACGACCCCTGGTGGTCTGCCGCCTGCTGCAGCTGTGGCCGCAGCGGCAGCCACTGCTAAGATAACGGCCCAGGCAAGTATGAATCCCTTCCAAAGGGATTTAATGGCCTTCCAG GAGGCTGTAGCTGGCGCTTCAGTCCTGGGGGCGTTAGCCGCGCCCCAACTTCTCAGTCAGCAAATGGGAATGCCTCAGGCTGTTATGGCTGCCCAGGCACCGGGGGTCATCACAGGTGTGTACCAAGACATGA GTGTGACTCCAGTGCGTCCTCCCATACCAGTGCTTCCCCAGGTTGGTCTTGTGAACCCTGTGCTCGCATCTCCTCCAGTCCTGTCGAATCTAGCTGGTGGCTCCAACCaacaagagaggaaagaggagaaggaggagatgctgcaggatgGCACAGGGCAAGAGATGTTGAGTGACCAGGAACACATGAGCATCTCGGGCAGCAGCGCCAGACATATGGTGATGCAGAAACTGCTTAGAAAGTCAGAG TCCACGGTGATGGTGCTTCGAAACATGGTCGGGCCGGAGGACATAGACGACGACCTGGAGGGCGAGGTCACGGAAGAGTGCGGGAAGTTCGGCGCCGTCAACAGAGTCATCATCTACCAAGAAAAGCaaggggaagaagaggatgcCGATATCATTGTCAAAATTTTTGTAGAGTTTTCCATGGCCTCCGAGATGAACAAAGCCATCCAGGCCCTCAATGACCGCTGGTTCGGAGGTCGCAAAGTTGTCGCAGAGGTGTACGACCAAGACCGTTTCAACAGCAGTGACCTCTCCGCGTAA
- the puf60b gene encoding poly(U)-binding-splicing factor PUF60-B isoform X5: protein MENGQGTGAKLGLPPLTPEQQEALQRAKKYAMEQSIKSVLVKQTIAHQQQQLTNLQMAAVTMGFGDPLSPLQSVAAQRQRALAIMCRVYVGSIYYELGEDTIRQAFAPFGPIKSIDMSWDSVTMKHKGFAFVEYDVPEAAQLALEQMNSVMLGGRNIKVGRPSNIGQAQPIIDQLAEEARAFNRIYVASVHPDLSDDDIKSVFEAFGRIKSCTLARDPTTGRHRGFGFIEYEKPQSALDAVSSMNLFDLGGQYLRVGKAVTPPMPLLTPTTPGGLPPAAAVAAAAATAKITAQASMNPFQRDLMAFQEAVAGASVLGALAAPQLLSQQMGMPQAVMAAQAPGVITGVTPVRPPIPVLPQVGLVNPVLASPPVLSNLAGGSNQQERKEEKEEMLQDGTGQEMLSDQEHMSISGSSARHMVMQKLLRKSESTVMVLRNMVGPEDIDDDLEGEVTEECGKFGAVNRVIIYQEKQGEEEDADIIVKIFVEFSMASEMNKAIQALNDRWFGGRKVVAEVYDQDRFNSSDLSA, encoded by the exons ATGGAGAATGGACAGGGCACTGGTGCCAAGCTTGGCCTGCCGCCTCTTACCCCGGAGCAGCAGGAGGCACTTCAGAGG GCTAAGAAGTATGCTATGGAACAAAGCATTAAGAGTGTGTTGGTGAAGCAAACCATCGCCCATCAGCAACAACAGCTCACCAACCTGCAG ATGGCAGCAGTGACGATGGGCTTTGGAGATCCTCTCTCACCTTTACAATCG GTGGCAGCTCAGCGGCAACGTGCCCTAGCCATCATGTGTCGAGTATATGTGGGCTCCATATACTATGAGCTTGGTGAGGACACCATCAGACAGGCCTTTGCGCCCTTCGGCCCAATCAAGAGCATTGACATGTCTTGGGATTCTGTCACAATGAAACATAAG GGGTTTGCCTTTGTGGAGTATGACGTGCCAGAGGCTGCTCAGCTGGCTCTGGAGCAGATGAACTCAGTCATGCTGGGGGGGCGAAACATTAAG GTTGGGCGGCCAAGTAACATCGGTCAGGCGCAACCCATCATTGACCAGCTGGCAGAGGAGGCGCGCGCCTTTAATCGGATCTACGTGGCGTCGGTCCACCCTGACCTCTCAGACGATGACATCAAGAGTGTGTTTGAGGCCTTCGGAAGGATCAAGTCTTGCACGTTAGCCAGAGACCCCACCACAGGTCGACACAGAGGCTTTGGCTTCATTG AGTATGAAAAGCCTCAGTCAGCCCTGGATGCTGTGTCTTCTATGAACCTCTTTGACCTTGGGGGTCAGTACCTACGGGTGGGCAAAGCAGTGACTCCGCCCATGCCCCTACTGACCCCCACGACCCCTGGTGGTCTGCCGCCTGCTGCAGCTGTGGCCGCAGCGGCAGCCACTGCTAAGATAACGGCCCAGGCAAGTATGAATCCCTTCCAAAGGGATTTAATGGCCTTCCAG GAGGCTGTAGCTGGCGCTTCAGTCCTGGGGGCGTTAGCCGCGCCCCAACTTCTCAGTCAGCAAATGGGAATGCCTCAGGCTGTTATGGCTGCCCAGGCACCGGGGGTCATCACAG GTGTGACTCCAGTGCGTCCTCCCATACCAGTGCTTCCCCAGGTTGGTCTTGTGAACCCTGTGCTCGCATCTCCTCCAGTCCTGTCGAATCTAGCTGGTGGCTCCAACCaacaagagaggaaagaggagaaggaggagatgctgcaggatgGCACAGGGCAAGAGATGTTGAGTGACCAGGAACACATGAGCATCTCGGGCAGCAGCGCCAGACATATGGTGATGCAGAAACTGCTTAGAAAGTCAGAG TCCACGGTGATGGTGCTTCGAAACATGGTCGGGCCGGAGGACATAGACGACGACCTGGAGGGCGAGGTCACGGAAGAGTGCGGGAAGTTCGGCGCCGTCAACAGAGTCATCATCTACCAAGAAAAGCaaggggaagaagaggatgcCGATATCATTGTCAAAATTTTTGTAGAGTTTTCCATGGCCTCCGAGATGAACAAAGCCATCCAGGCCCTCAATGACCGCTGGTTCGGAGGTCGCAAAGTTGTCGCAGAGGTGTACGACCAAGACCGTTTCAACAGCAGTGACCTCTCCGCGTAA